The sequence TTGCCCCTTATCTCATAAAAAAACTGTCCTGGACAGCCCCATCATCCTATTCCTTGGTGATGGTATTTCTTATAGTGAGCCTCCTGACAACCGTTCCTATTCGCCTATTTGTTTCGCCTACTGACTCCTATAGGTTGGTAGGGCCTTTGATTTTTCAGACCTGGAGGGCATTGCTCTATTTTGGCTGGTTTCTAATGGGTATTGCTCTGGGAGGTGTAAGTATAGAGAATTCACTATCGAGACAAAACTTAAAACCTTGGCCTATCTGGCTTATTATGGGAGCCTTGATGTATGTAACGCATGGTCTTCTGGAAATGCTGGGTGCAAGATCTTTAAACATACCTGAGTGGGCCATGAACATAACCCTTACAACAGTCTATTCGTTGTGTTGCACATTTACAAGTCTTGCCCTATTGGGCCTTGCCATCTATTTATTTGTAAATGCCCACCATTTTGCAGACAATTTTACCGATAATGCATATGGTATATACATCTTCCACTACTTTATTGTTATATGGATTCAGTTCTATTTATTAAATAAACCATTTCCTGCTGCCCTAAAATTCTTCATTACCTTCATATTTGCAATTTGTGCAAGCTGGTTCATTTCAATTCAGATCCGTAAGGGAGTGGCACTAAAAGTCCTTTGACAAAGTAAGGACTGATTTTATGTCGTCAACTATTTTTCTAAGAACATGTGATAGAAATGAGATCGATTTTATCATAGAGTTAGGAAACAGGGTTGTAGCCATTGAGGTTAAGTTTGCAAGTATTGTTAAAAAAATAGGACTCTGAGTCTATTGCTGAACTTAAGAAGATCCCATCAATCTCATATTGAGATGTGTCCTATATTTGGGGAAAGGATTCTTATCATGACCGCAATCTATATGCCTTGTTTTTAAGTGCGTTTTTTTCATGTGATTTTGCAGGAAAAACAACACACCATTTTAAAAAATTTATTGATTTATTATGGATAAAGATATGTGCCTTAGATCTCTAAAACAATATGTTTTTTAAATATATTAGGGGGGTTAGCCCCCCCTAATCGATCTATATTAATCCTTACCTTCAAAGAGCCTTTTTAATAGCTCCTGTGAAGGCGGTTTTGTCATTAGGCTCACACCGAAGAACAGAACAAGACAGCCTCCGAGGAGTATGAATTCCATGGTTGCCATACCAATGACCTTTTTTGTAAATACAAGATAGCCTCCTGCAAGCGTTGCTACGGTTCCATAGAGAACCGTCCAGAATGCGCCCCACTTTGTTGCCCTTTTCCAGTAGAATGATATGGCAGTTACAAAGAAGAATATGGCGCCAAGACCCATGGCTGCAAGACCCATGAACATGGAAAGAAGTTCAGGAGGCCTCTTCCATGTCCAGTAGAAAGGAAGAAACAAGAACAGTGCTATAAGGAAATAGCTTATCCTGATGAGTGTCTTATCCTTTGTAGATGGCCTCCACAGGGTTATTATATCCCTTGTGACATTGGCACTCATTATCATAACCATACCTGCAAGGGTTGACAATGTGGCAGCAAAAAGACCCATAACATAAAGTGTCTGTAAGGGTATGCCTCCCACCGAATACGAGAGAAGAGGTGCAGCCAAATCTGCCTTCCATGGCTCAATCTTAAAGAGCTGAGGACCGAATAATGTCCTTGTTATGAGCCCGTTGGTTGAAGATGCCAGCATGACCGGTATACCTGTGATGAACCACACGATGAATACCAAAAACCAGTATTCCTTTTTGTTCATCTTTTTCATGCCCAAAAACCTTCCCAAGTTATGGGGAAAACCTATTGCCATAGTGAAAAATATAAGAGGTGATGCCAGTAATCCCACCCAGCTGGAGAAAAATTCAGTAGGCCCTACCTTTGGCAGATCAGGTCTTAAAAGGGAGAGGAGTCTTGGATCCTGTTCCCACAGTCTAAGAGAAATCTCGTAAAACCCACCAGATGACACGAGCGCCCATACACCGAATATGGCACCCACAATGCCGAGGAATGCACCTTGAAATGCCATAGACCAGTTGGTGCCCACATAACCGCCCAGAACCATATATATCCATGCAATAAATACCCCAAGGAGAAGGCATAGAACAGGTGGAAATCCTGTAACTGCATACCAAACACCACCTGCTGCCTTTAGTTGTCCTACAGAATAGATAAAGAGAAAAAAGAGCATACATATACTTATGACTGTCTGAAGCATCTTTGATTCATATCTTCTTCCCATAAGCTCAGGCACAGTAGCTGCATTGAGTTTTACTGCAAAACTCCTTGTCTTGGCAGATGCAACCCATATACAAGGAATGATGCCTATAAGGCTCCACATACCAGCGAACCACATACCAGAAAACCCTACTGAATATGTAATTCCTGTAGACCCGCAGAATGCCCAACCGGAGAGATAAGAAGCGGCAAGGGCACAACCTGTGACAAAAGGACCCATATCCCTTTTACCAACAAGGTATTCATCGAAGGATTTCCACTGTTTTTTGCCCAATATGCCCAATAATATGGACACGCCAAGGAGTATGGCAATGCCAACTGATGATGTTATTGCCATTGTAAGGGTTATTTCAGGAATGGGAAGGAATTTAGTATTCATTTATCCCACCTCCTTGTTATAAGCCATGTTCCTATAAAGGTCATCAGAAATAACCCGATTATCAAAACCCACCATACATACCATGGATGCATAAGTATTTCTCTTGATGGCTCCATAGACCCTCCTTCTTTTTCTTTTTTTTAGTTTTTAATCAAGATATATGCCTGAACCTACATAAAAGGTGTCATTGCCAACCTTTATCTTTTTAACATAGGCGCTTTTTTTGGATGGCGCCATCTGTCTTGGTTTTGGCCACATATAGTCAATCCATATGCTGTCTGTCTTTTCAAGGGCTGCAACCATGTCTTTTATAAAGTATTTACCCTGGGCATCCTTAAGGTTTAAAACATTTTGACCTTCAAACCCAGGAAATGCCGGGTTTATGATGTCGTTGCCCTTTTCATCTATGACAAACACATATGTGGTGAGATAATTGTAATCACCTATAGGATCTTTTAATTCTTTGAATGCCTCTTTTCCTTTCCTTAATATGAGATTTGCTGCATCATCCACCACGTCTGCGGCAAATATTTTGTCCATCCTCATGTTATAAAGACCGCTACCCACTATGTATTCTTTTCCAGAAGATGACTTTACAAGTTTTATAAAAGAGGTCTTCCACATGGGCTCTTCTTCACCAGGTTTATACCACACATAATGGATCCAGCCTTCTGACTTTATACCGGATGCAACCTTTTTTATAAAGGATTGGATAAATGGTTTTCCCATAAGGTCTTTTAGATTTATTTGATTTGTCCCTTCCAGTTCAGGCCTTTGGGGGTTTACATATACAAACCCCTTTGTATCGATAACAAAGATATATGTATCTCCGTGCAGCCATTTGCTATAAATCTTTTTGAATTCCTTGAATGCTGCATCACCTTGTTTCTCTACGAGCACAGAGGCTTCATTTACAAGTGACATCAATTGTCTTGTCTCTTTATTTGTAGGCTCTATGGCGCCGGCACCTTTAATGGAAGTGCCAAATACAATCATTAGGCAAATAACCAAAAAAGCAAAACCTGTTCTTTTAATCATCATTTCCCCCTCCTATGATTTTGTTGTGGCGTGAATTGTGATATTTATCACAAAAATGATTTTAAATATAAAATGAAGCATTTTGCAAGACATTTTTTTAGAAAAAATTTATTAATATTTTAGATAAATTAGGCTTATTTAAGGGAAATGTTCATTATAGTAAAAAAAATTGATTTGTATTTTTTTTCACTTATAATATTTTTTTCGAAATTTTCAAACCATCTAAATGCTATTTTCGGCAGACAAAGAAAAAACAAGATAAAAAATGCTTAATATTTATTGAAATATTGTTTATAATCCATAGATGACATATGGAGGTTTTCGTATGTTTTCACTGCTTCAATACATGCTGGCTGCTGATAAACGAAGAGATATTTTTTTAAGCAAATGATTGATGAAATTCAAGGCGATACCATATTTCATAGACGCTTTATTCTTTAGGTAATTATGGAAAAAGATATAAAAGATATCCAAGACAAGCTTGAGGAAGAACACAAGGACATCCATTCAGAGCTGCAGGCACTTAAGGAGTCACTCAGGGAAATGGATGATAGGATTAAAGACACAGAACTCATTGAGAGAATTATTGAGAATGTGGCTGTTGAGCTATATCTTGTTAGACCTGATGGAGGATTCGTTTTTGTCAACGAGGCAGCAGCCAGGAGCCTTGGTTACACCAGGGAGGAACTGCTCAAAATAGGTATAGCAGGCATAGACCCTGAATACGGACCTAAATTTACCCATCATTTTGAAGAGTTAAAGAAGCAAGACCTGCCTCCATTTGAAACGGTGCATATTGCCAAGGACGGCAAAAGATTATATAAAGAGATAAAGTCTGTATATCTAAGGATTGGAGATAATGAGTATGTATGTGGTTTTGGCATTGATATTACAGAGAAAAAAAGGATAGAAGAGGCATTATTTAAGGCATATAGGGAATGGGAATACATATTCCAGGCAACAGGAAACCCTATACTTATACTTGATAATGAGCATAATATAATAGATGCCAATCAGGCTGTTGTTCATGCCATCGGGATATCAAGAGAAGCTCTTATAGGTAGGAAGTTTTACCATGTCTTTCATAATCCCACCTCAGATAAACCCCCTCGAGATTGCCCTTATGAACTGATGGTAAAAACAAAGAAGCCTGAGGCCTCTACCATGGATGTAGAGGCCATTGATAAGGTCTTTATGGTATCATGCACACCCATATTGAAAGACGATAGTAATATAGAGAAGACAATACACGTCATGACAGATGTAACAGAAATAAAGAATGTTATGGATGCCTTAAAAGAATCAGAAAAAAGATACAGAGACCTTATAGAGAACTTCCCTGAACCTATTATCATCCATGATGGCAAGACGTTTATATTGGCGAATAATGCGGCATTAAAACTATACGGTGCAAGGGAAAAAGAGGAGCTTATAGGAAAAGAAGTCCTTGACTACCTCCATCCTGATAACAAAGATTTTATCAAAGAGAGGATACATAGAATCCTTGAGAATAACATAGTAACACCCTTTGGTGAAGTAAGGATATTGAGACTTGACGGCAAAATTGTATCTGTTTTGACCTCGGCATACCCGGTCTATTTTGATAATAAAAAGTGTGTCATTGTTAATTTCAAAGATATATCTCAACTCAAAGAAATGGAGCAGGCTTTAATAAATAGTGAAAAAAGATATAGGGATATATTTGAGAATGCCCAAGAGGGCTTTTTTCAGACAACTCCAGATGGGAGATATTTAATTGCCAATCCTGCCCTTGCCAGAATATTTGGCTTTGATTCCCCTGAAGAGATGGTGAGGTCTGTGAGGGATATAAAAGAGCAGTATGTTAATCCAGAAGAAAGGGAAAGATTAATAGACCTGTATAAAAGGCAGGGTTTTATAAATGGTTTTGAGGCAGAACTGTATAGAAAAGATGGAAAAAAGATATGGATTTCCATGACTGCCAGGGCAGTGAAGGATAAAAATGGTGTCATATTATATTATGAGGGCACCACAGAGGACATAACACAGCGTAAACTCGCCGAGAAGGCACTACGTGCCTCGGAGAAGAAATTTTTTACTGCATTTCAGGCAAGCCCTAATGTCATGGCAATAAGCAGAATAGAAGATGGTTTATATATGGATGTCAACGAGGCATTTATAAAGACAATAGGTTATAGTCGTTCCGAGGTGGTAGGAAAGACATCTAAACAACTGAATATATTTGAATATCCTGAAGAGAGGAAAAGGTTTGTTGAGAAATTAAAAAAGGGTGAAAGGATAAGGAACGAACTGGCAAGAATAAGGGTCAAATCAGGAGAGATAAGGATCATCTCATTCAATGCAGATATTATAGAGATTGATAATGAACGCTATGTCCTATCATCAGGAGAAGATATCACAGAAAGGATAAGAATAGAAAAAGATCTAAGGGAATCTGAGGAACGCTACAGGACATTTATCGAGAAATCCAATGACGGCATAGCCATTACCAAAGGTTTGATTTATATATACGTAAACAAGAGATTTATTGAGATGTTCGGTTATGAAGAACCCATTGAGATTATAGGTAAACCTTTAACATCTATTATCCATCAAGATGATAAATCTATGGTGGAGGAGATGAGCAGGAAAAGGGAAGAGGGAGAGGTAGTGCCATCTCGTTATGAGTTTAAAGGGGTGAGAAAAGACGGTGAAATAATCTTTATAGAGGTATCTGCTACCTCTATATCCTATTACGGAGAAATGATGACCCTGGCATTTCTAAGGGATATCACTGAGAGGAAGCGCCTTGAGGCACAACTCGTTCAGGCCCAGAAGATGGAGGCAATAGGTCAGCTTGCAGGCGGTGTTGCCCATGATTTTAATAACATACTAACTGCCATAATAGGATATGCAACCCTCATGGAGATGAAGATGAACGAAGGTGATCCTTTAAAATCATATACAAAGCAGATACTTACTTCTGCCAATAGGGCAGCCCAATTGACACAAGGTCTCCTTGCCTTCAGTAGGAAACAGATTGTCATCCTCAAACCTTTAAATATTGTTGAAGTGGTCAGCAACTTAAGAAATATGCTTGCAAGATTGATAGGTGAGGATGTAGAGCTTATTATAACCACAAAAGAATCATTCCTTAATGTGATGGCCGATAGGGTTCAGATGGAGCATGTCCTTATAAATCTCATAACAAATGCTAGGGACGCCATGTCAAAAGGTGGAACTATTACCATAGAGACATCACAGATGAAGATGGATGACGAATTTATAAGGACGCATCAATTTGGAAAACCGGGTTATTATGCCCTAATATCTGTTAAAGATACAGGCACAGGTATAGAAAGTCACTTAATGGATAAGATCTTCAATCCCTTCTTCACCACCAAAGAGGTAGGGAAGGGCACAGGACTGGGATTATCTATTGTCTACGGTATTATAAAACAACATAACGGTTTTATTCATGTGGAGAGTGAATTTAGTAAAGGAACCGTCTTTAAAATCTATCTGCCCCTTATTGATGTAATAAAAGATGAAGATATTACAAAAGAGGACCATGTTATTATAGAAGGAGGAGAGACAATCCTTGTATGTGAGGATGATGAGACAATCAGAGCGCTTGTTAAAGAAATACTTGAACATTCAGGCTACCGTATCATTGAATCCATGGATGGTGACGATGCCATCAAAAGATTTCAAGAATACGGTCATGAGATTGACATGGTGATCCTTGACATGGTGATGCCAAAAAAGAACGGCATAGAGGTTTACGAAGAAATAAAAAAGATAAAGCCAGATATAAAAGCCTTATTTATAAGTGGCTATCCAAAAGAGGTATTAAAGAAAAGAGGTATGCCCTATGAGGGATTAAGGATAGTGCAAAAGCCTGTTACACCTTTGGAATTATTAAAATTAGTAAGAGAGGTAATTACTAAAAAAGAAGTTTAAACCGCTGTATTGATTTTATAGGCTAAATGAAAAAAAAGACTCGAAAAATAAAAAGGAGTGAATGATTATGGATATATTAAAGATTATGCACGAAAGAAGAAGTATAAGGCAATATAAACAAGACCCTATCCCTGACGAGATACTTTTAGAGATACTTGAGGCAGCCAGAGTTGCACCATCATGGGCAAATACTCAGGTATGCAGATACATTATTGTAAAGGATAAGGCTATAAAAGAGAGTTTAAGAGATGCCTTATCACCTACAAACCCTGCCCGTGATGCATTCCTCCAGGCTCCTTTGGTAATCTGTCAGATAGCACAGAGAGGGGTCTCGGGATGCAAAAAAGGTGAGCCAGTTACCAATAAAGGTGATTGGTTCATGTTTGATGCAGGTATTGCCATGGAGCATATTGTCCTTGCTGCATGGAATTTTGGATTGGGGACAGTCCATGTGGGATCTTTTGATGCAGAAAAGGCAGAGAAGATACTTGATATACCAGAAGGATTTAGTATCGTTGAGATGACACCAGTGGGATATTTCGACGAAGTGCCCAAGCCTACACCGAGAAGACCTTTAAATGAGTCTATATATCTTGATTTGTATGGAAGAGAATATCCTATTAAAAAATAAAGGATGATTGAAAGATCTACATCTTTTTCGTTAATGTCCTGACAATAGCTCTATCTGGTTCAAAGAAATCATAGGCAGGAAGGTCTTTGAGGCTTACCCACCTTATTTCATCATGGTCTTTTAGAAAGAATGTATCAGAAAGGGGTCTGGCCTTAAATGCAAAAAGTTCAATGGCAGACTGGCAATTTAGATTATGCTTTACAGAACAGATGAATTGGCCTACATCTATATCTATTCCCAATTCTTCTTTAATCTCCCTTTTTAGACACCCTTCAAGTGTTTCTCCATCCTCCTTTTTACCTCCGGGAAACTCCCAAAGATAGCCCATATATGCCTTTTTTCGCTTTGCTATAAGGATTTTATCGTCTTTTTCAATGACCGCTGCAGTAACCGGTATATAAAAGTATTCATCCATGGCAATCTATCTCATATAAAAGATAAATCTCTGTGAATTGGATTTCAATATAAATATTTAAAACTATATGCCCCAGCCACCTGAAACAGTGATGGTCGTCCCTGTAATATATGACGCATCATCTGAGGCAAGAAATGCCACCACCTTTGCTATTTCTTCAGGCTCTCCAATCCTCCTTAAAAGTGTCTGATGTATTATAGGCTCTTTATGTCTGTCAGGCATCTGGATGATGGGTGGGGTTCTTATCAAACCTGGGACTACTGCATTGACGGTTACATTGTCATGGCCTGCCTCCCTTGCCAGGGTCTTGGTAAGACCTATGACCGCTGCCTTTGCAGTAGAATATGCCACCTCGCCTTTGGCGCCTGTAGTTCCATAGACTGAGCTTATATTTATTATCCTCCCCCATTTTTGCCACCTCATGTCATGTAGTAGCCATTTACTCAACAAAAAAGGCACAACCACATGTATGCCCATAACTTCGTTGAATTGTTTTTTTTCTATCTTTGGTGTTGTCCCAGGTCTATCAAAACCTGCATTATTAACCAGTATATCTATAAAGGCCTCTTTTTTAATCTCCTTGATGAGCCTTTTAAGGGCCAATGTATGGGTTAAATCTATTATCCTTGCTATGACCGGTGTTCCCTGTTCCGCAATACTATTGGCAACACGGGGAAGTGTCTCTTTGTTTTTATCTAAAAGGACAAGCATTGCCCCCCTTTCGGCAAAAACCCTTGCACATGCCTCGCCTATTCCCTGACCTGCCCCTGTTATCAATGCTGTCCTGCCGCTTAAATCCATATAATCCTCCATATTTTAGATATAATCTTGCTGCATAAATCATAAATGTATATAAAGAGGGTCTATGGGTTGTCAATGTTTTTTTATTTATATAAATCATACTTAATGCAAAAATAGCACTTTTAAGTCACCTATTTTTATGTTAATTTTATAAATTTAAGGGATTATGGCCGATATGGAGGTAGGGATAGATATAGTGGATATTAGAAGGATTAAAGAAATATGGAATAAACACGGCAAGAGGTTTTTAGATAAGATCTTTTCTTCAGAAGAGATGGAGATCCTTAAAAGAAAAAAGCAAGTCCATGAAGCTATTGCCGGAAGGTTTGCGGCAAAAGAGGCATTTATGAAAGCCAAGGGCAAGTTTCTGTCATGGAAGGATATAAAGGTCCTTCAGTTTATGGGTAGACCTTATATTGATTTTCATGGCAGGGTATATAAAGGATTGAGCATATCCCATGAGAGGGATTATGCAATAGCAATGGTTGTGATAGATGAAAATAATGAATAGATATCATAAAAGGGATATACAAAAACAGGACATGTTATCCATAGGGAGAATATTATGGTAATACTTTCACCAGAAAGAATGGCAAGGTATGACCAATATGCCATCCAAACATGGGGTATTCCCTCTTCTGTGCTCATGGAGAATGCAGGCAGAACAACCTACAGGCTCATGAAAGATGAGTGCCTTTCCCAGGCAAAGAGAATTGTCATAGTTTGCGGCAGGGGCAATAACGGTGGAGATGGATTTGTTATAGGGAGATATGCCTTAAGGGATGGCTATGATGTAAAGATATTTCTTTTGTGTGACAAAGATGCATTAAGAGGTGATGCTGCCATAAACATGAGGCTCTTTGAATCCTTAAGAGGCGAGATCGTAGAGGTGAATGAATACAATGAGCCTGTAAAGATGGGGCTAAGGCATGCCGATGTCATTGTGGATGCCATATTCGGCACAGGCCTATCCAAGCAAGTAGAAGGCAAGGAAAAACTCGTCATAGACGAGATTAATAGATCGGGCAAATTGGTAGTGGCCGTAGATATTCCATCAGGTATCGATGGCACAACAGGCAGGCCCTTAGGCGCTGCTGTGATGGCACATCATACATACACATTTGCATATCCCAAGATAGGTCATCTATTATATCCTGGGGCATATCATACAGGCAGGCTTACTGTTGTTGATATATCCATGCCTGATTTTATTGAAAAAGAGATAGGTATTGATGGGTATGTGATAGATGGAGATATGATAAGAGGGTTTTTGCAAAGGCGCATGCCCTGGTCTCACAAAGGTAGTTATGGTCATGTGGCTGTCATTGCAGGCTCTCCTGGCAAGACAGGTGCAGCATATATGGCATCCCAGGCAGCACTCAAGATAGGGGCAGGCCTTGTCACCCTTCTCATACCGGCAAGTCTTAATAATATTATGGAGGTCAAGCTTACAGAGGTGATGACATATCCTGTTGAAGACGGAGGCACAGGTTTTTTCAGTGGCTCATCTTTTAATCAGGTGATGAATTTTATAAAGGATAAGGATGTAGTGGTTATAGGACCTGGTTTGTCACAGGATCCAGAGACCACAGGGTTTGTCCGAAGACTTTATATGGAGGCAGAGAAACCTTTTATAGTTGATGCCGACGGTATAAATGCATTTATAGGACATCTGGATGTGATAAAGGAATCAAAGAGGCAGGCTGTTTTTACGCCTCATCCCGGTGAACTCGCAAGACTAATGGACACCACACCAAAGGCTATAAATGAAGACAGGATAAAAAAAGGCAAAGAGTTTGTAGAAGGGACAGGCGTAAATCTTGTATTAAAAGGTGCAAGGACGATTCTCATTACAGTAGATGGGAGGATGTATATCAATCCCACAGGAAATCAGGGGCTTGCAAAAGGAGGCAGCGGTGATGTCCTCACAGGATTCATCGGTGGTTTTGTTGGCCAGGGATATGACATAGTAGAGGCATCTATATTCGGCACATATCTCCACGGCTATATAGCCGACACATGGATAGAAGACCATACAGATATGGACCTAC comes from Syntrophorhabdaceae bacterium and encodes:
- a CDS encoding acyltransferase family protein — translated: MKRNLAIDYLRSSIIVLVVAHHAALAYNTFSSYDKTNYMKSTAPIVDVSRWQPLDLLVGWNDMFFMPLMFLISGFFVLPSITRKGVGVFLIDRAKRLGIPFVASAIIFGPLAYYPSWLLSNAAGQGDFLYRFFTTDNWSSGPAWFIWMLLAFCCIVAAVYRFAPYLIKKLSWTAPSSYSLVMVFLIVSLLTTVPIRLFVSPTDSYRLVGPLIFQTWRALLYFGWFLMGIALGGVSIENSLSRQNLKPWPIWLIMGALMYVTHGLLEMLGARSLNIPEWAMNITLTTVYSLCCTFTSLALLGLAIYLFVNAHHFADNFTDNAYGIYIFHYFIVIWIQFYLLNKPFPAALKFFITFIFAICASWFISIQIRKGVALKVL
- a CDS encoding sodium:solute symporter family protein, whose product is MNTKFLPIPEITLTMAITSSVGIAILLGVSILLGILGKKQWKSFDEYLVGKRDMGPFVTGCALAASYLSGWAFCGSTGITYSVGFSGMWFAGMWSLIGIIPCIWVASAKTRSFAVKLNAATVPELMGRRYESKMLQTVISICMLFFLFIYSVGQLKAAGGVWYAVTGFPPVLCLLLGVFIAWIYMVLGGYVGTNWSMAFQGAFLGIVGAIFGVWALVSSGGFYEISLRLWEQDPRLLSLLRPDLPKVGPTEFFSSWVGLLASPLIFFTMAIGFPHNLGRFLGMKKMNKKEYWFLVFIVWFITGIPVMLASSTNGLITRTLFGPQLFKIEPWKADLAAPLLSYSVGGIPLQTLYVMGLFAATLSTLAGMVMIMSANVTRDIITLWRPSTKDKTLIRISYFLIALFLFLPFYWTWKRPPELLSMFMGLAAMGLGAIFFFVTAISFYWKRATKWGAFWTVLYGTVATLAGGYLVFTKKVIGMATMEFILLGGCLVLFFGVSLMTKPPSQELLKRLFEGKD
- a CDS encoding cache domain-containing protein, with protein sequence MMIKRTGFAFLVICLMIVFGTSIKGAGAIEPTNKETRQLMSLVNEASVLVEKQGDAAFKEFKKIYSKWLHGDTYIFVIDTKGFVYVNPQRPELEGTNQINLKDLMGKPFIQSFIKKVASGIKSEGWIHYVWYKPGEEEPMWKTSFIKLVKSSSGKEYIVGSGLYNMRMDKIFAADVVDDAANLILRKGKEAFKELKDPIGDYNYLTTYVFVIDEKGNDIINPAFPGFEGQNVLNLKDAQGKYFIKDMVAALEKTDSIWIDYMWPKPRQMAPSKKSAYVKKIKVGNDTFYVGSGIYLD
- a CDS encoding PAS domain S-box protein, which translates into the protein MEKDIKDIQDKLEEEHKDIHSELQALKESLREMDDRIKDTELIERIIENVAVELYLVRPDGGFVFVNEAAARSLGYTREELLKIGIAGIDPEYGPKFTHHFEELKKQDLPPFETVHIAKDGKRLYKEIKSVYLRIGDNEYVCGFGIDITEKKRIEEALFKAYREWEYIFQATGNPILILDNEHNIIDANQAVVHAIGISREALIGRKFYHVFHNPTSDKPPRDCPYELMVKTKKPEASTMDVEAIDKVFMVSCTPILKDDSNIEKTIHVMTDVTEIKNVMDALKESEKRYRDLIENFPEPIIIHDGKTFILANNAALKLYGAREKEELIGKEVLDYLHPDNKDFIKERIHRILENNIVTPFGEVRILRLDGKIVSVLTSAYPVYFDNKKCVIVNFKDISQLKEMEQALINSEKRYRDIFENAQEGFFQTTPDGRYLIANPALARIFGFDSPEEMVRSVRDIKEQYVNPEERERLIDLYKRQGFINGFEAELYRKDGKKIWISMTARAVKDKNGVILYYEGTTEDITQRKLAEKALRASEKKFFTAFQASPNVMAISRIEDGLYMDVNEAFIKTIGYSRSEVVGKTSKQLNIFEYPEERKRFVEKLKKGERIRNELARIRVKSGEIRIISFNADIIEIDNERYVLSSGEDITERIRIEKDLRESEERYRTFIEKSNDGIAITKGLIYIYVNKRFIEMFGYEEPIEIIGKPLTSIIHQDDKSMVEEMSRKREEGEVVPSRYEFKGVRKDGEIIFIEVSATSISYYGEMMTLAFLRDITERKRLEAQLVQAQKMEAIGQLAGGVAHDFNNILTAIIGYATLMEMKMNEGDPLKSYTKQILTSANRAAQLTQGLLAFSRKQIVILKPLNIVEVVSNLRNMLARLIGEDVELIITTKESFLNVMADRVQMEHVLINLITNARDAMSKGGTITIETSQMKMDDEFIRTHQFGKPGYYALISVKDTGTGIESHLMDKIFNPFFTTKEVGKGTGLGLSIVYGIIKQHNGFIHVESEFSKGTVFKIYLPLIDVIKDEDITKEDHVIIEGGETILVCEDDETIRALVKEILEHSGYRIIESMDGDDAIKRFQEYGHEIDMVILDMVMPKKNGIEVYEEIKKIKPDIKALFISGYPKEVLKKRGMPYEGLRIVQKPVTPLELLKLVREVITKKEV
- a CDS encoding nitroreductase family protein — translated: MDILKIMHERRSIRQYKQDPIPDEILLEILEAARVAPSWANTQVCRYIIVKDKAIKESLRDALSPTNPARDAFLQAPLVICQIAQRGVSGCKKGEPVTNKGDWFMFDAGIAMEHIVLAAWNFGLGTVHVGSFDAEKAEKILDIPEGFSIVEMTPVGYFDEVPKPTPRRPLNESIYLDLYGREYPIKK
- a CDS encoding (deoxy)nucleoside triphosphate pyrophosphohydrolase → MDEYFYIPVTAAVIEKDDKILIAKRKKAYMGYLWEFPGGKKEDGETLEGCLKREIKEELGIDIDVGQFICSVKHNLNCQSAIELFAFKARPLSDTFFLKDHDEIRWVSLKDLPAYDFFEPDRAIVRTLTKKM
- a CDS encoding SDR family NAD(P)-dependent oxidoreductase, producing the protein MDLSGRTALITGAGQGIGEACARVFAERGAMLVLLDKNKETLPRVANSIAEQGTPVIARIIDLTHTLALKRLIKEIKKEAFIDILVNNAGFDRPGTTPKIEKKQFNEVMGIHVVVPFLLSKWLLHDMRWQKWGRIINISSVYGTTGAKGEVAYSTAKAAVIGLTKTLAREAGHDNVTVNAVVPGLIRTPPIIQMPDRHKEPIIHQTLLRRIGEPEEIAKVVAFLASDDASYITGTTITVSGGWGI
- the acpS gene encoding holo-ACP synthase, which gives rise to MADMEVGIDIVDIRRIKEIWNKHGKRFLDKIFSSEEMEILKRKKQVHEAIAGRFAAKEAFMKAKGKFLSWKDIKVLQFMGRPYIDFHGRVYKGLSISHERDYAIAMVVIDENNE
- a CDS encoding NAD(P)H-hydrate dehydratase; translated protein: MVILSPERMARYDQYAIQTWGIPSSVLMENAGRTTYRLMKDECLSQAKRIVIVCGRGNNGGDGFVIGRYALRDGYDVKIFLLCDKDALRGDAAINMRLFESLRGEIVEVNEYNEPVKMGLRHADVIVDAIFGTGLSKQVEGKEKLVIDEINRSGKLVVAVDIPSGIDGTTGRPLGAAVMAHHTYTFAYPKIGHLLYPGAYHTGRLTVVDISMPDFIEKEIGIDGYVIDGDMIRGFLQRRMPWSHKGSYGHVAVIAGSPGKTGAAYMASQAALKIGAGLVTLLIPASLNNIMEVKLTEVMTYPVEDGGTGFFSGSSFNQVMNFIKDKDVVVIGPGLSQDPETTGFVRRLYMEAEKPFIVDADGINAFIGHLDVIKESKRQAVFTPHPGELARLMDTTPKAINEDRIKKGKEFVEGTGVNLVLKGARTILITVDGRMYINPTGNQGLAKGGSGDVLTGFIGGFVGQGYDIVEASIFGTYLHGYIADTWIEDHTDMDLLACDLIDGSGAALREIRDGKDRIYIKRSL